The genomic DNA GCCCAGTCGGCTAAAGATGTTTTTTTCCATGAGGGTGACAAGCAGCTCCTGCACCTTGGGCGAAAGTTTCTGGATACCATCCAGATAAAAAATGCCGCCTGCGGCTTGCTCTATTAAACCTTTTCGGCTTTTTTCTGCTCCAGGTAAAGAGCCTTTGCTGTTGCCAAACAGTTGCGCCATTAAAAGCTGGGGAGAACCGGAGTAGTCCTGACAGTTGAAGGTAATAAAAGGCGCATCTTTTTCCAGCTTCCCCGTTTGAACTCCGTACTCATACATTAAACGTGCAAAGCGGATTTTCCCTACCCCTGCGCTGCCCGTGATGAGGGTATGCAGCCCTCTCGGCGGATAGCATATGGCGGCCTTTGCTTGCTCCACCGCGGTGTGCAGGCTGCCGTCGGCGCCGATATTCTGTTCCAACCGGGTGAAGGGGATGTTTATCGGACTCCCTTTAGTGCTGCCCGCCTCGAGGTAATCTGTCAGCTTTTCTCCAAGCGGTATGATGGTGGGCAAATAGCGCCCTGGGTATGTCTGCGCAAGCATACCTCTGTGCAAAAAGCGCGTGGGTTTGCCAAGGCTTTTTATCAGCTGACCCATTTGGTGCAACTGATTTAGCTCCTTGGATATATTGGCGCGGTTTAGCTGCATCAGATCTGCAGCCTCCTGAGCGGAAATACCAGCAACAAGTTCTAAATTGCCGGTTAACCGCTTAGATGTGTATTCCTTTACCAGCACCAGTACACGTTCTTGCCGGTTCAACTTTTTCTGTTCCATAGCCACCCTCTTGAAATGTGTGTCAACATTATTTTACAATTACAATAGCATTTATTAGCGATTAATACAATATATTTTTCAATATTTCTGATATTTTTTAAATTTTACTTAAAATATGAAACCTGATAGCTAAAAAATAATTATAAAAATAAATGTGTGTTATTTATTATGTTTATTAGTGCTTTTATCGGATTGTTACCTTGGGTTTACGCATATGTGTGTCATTATATTGCTGTCAAAGATCTCTTTGTTGTATTGAATTTCACTTTATTAAGCGAATTCATCTTTTAATACATTGAAATTTGGGCGTTTTGCACTATTGCGCTACCGTTACACATTTTGAACTGTCACTAAAACAGGATTATTAGACAGTCTTTTTTTGCCATGTTAGAATAAATTCATTCAAACTGCAATTTTTCTACAGAGGGCAGTTTTAGTGAGGTGTTTTGGGAAATGTATCGTATTTTATTGTTAAGCCACGGCAATCTGGCAGAAGAGCTGCTGAAATCCGCCGAACTGATCATGGGTGCGCCGCCTGCTGAGGCCGTTGCGACCATCCCACTGCCGCTGGGCAAGGATATGGCGGAATATAAGGCGGAGGTGGAGACGTATGTCTCTGGAGCTGTTGCTCAAGGGGAGTGTCTCATCCTTGCTGACTTAGCGGGTGGAAGTCCCTTTATTACCGCAGCCGGTATTTACCGCACTTATATGGAGGCAGGCAATGTAGATGTTATCACCGGCGTGAATCTTACCATGTTGATTGAAGCGCTTTCCGCACAGGAACACGCTACTTTGGCAGAGGTGAGAAAGATTGTGCTAGAAGAGGGACACGCAGGAATTCAAGCCTTGTCCAGTACGCTGACAGCCCAACAATAACTGTTTTCATGAGAGGAGTATAGTAAATGAAAGTCGTAATGAGTAGAGTGGACGAGAGACTGGTGCACGGACAGGTCATCGCTTCGTGGACCAAAATTCTAAGCATTAAGAATATTTTGGTTATTGATGACGCTCTTGCAAAGGATTCCTTTATGAGTACCGTTCTTTCCATGGCGGCGCCGTCTGGAGTCAAGGTGGAGCTGATTTCAGTGGAGAAGGCTGCTGAAAAAATACAGAACGAGGGTACTGACAATGGTGTGAACACTATGCTATTGTTTAAAATTCCCGATTGTGCCCTTGCGTTGGTTGAAAAAGGCATTGTGCTCAAGGAGCTTAACGTCGGCAATATGGGGGCAGGTCCTTCCAGAAAGTCCATTACCCGCAATGTGTATGCCTCTCCCGCTGAGGTCACCATATTCCGTAAGCTGCTGGATCTAGGCGTAGATGTTTATCTGCAAATGGTGCAGCAGGAAAGTAGAGTCAGCATTGCTGGCAAGCTTTAAAGTCGTATCAACGGCGAAAGTATCCTTTCGCCTTGGAGACCACCGTACTAAGGTTGCGGTGCTTATAAGAAAGAAGGAGTTGGTATCATGCAGTTCGTTCATGCGCTGATCATCGCATTGTTGACATGGCTGGTAGCTACTGCGTTCCCCATGTGGCTGAGATGGTCTATGTACTTTGGTGCACCATTGGTGTCAGGTCTTATCAACGGCCTGTTGTTGGGAGATTTGACCTATGGTCTACAATGTGGCGGCACCATTATGATGGCTTACATTGGTTTGGTCGCCATCGGCGGTTCTCTCCCCTCAGACCTGTCTCTGGCCGGCTATCTGGGCGTTTACATGACCATGGCCTCTAACGCGGACCCTTCTGTAGGACTTCCCATCGCTGTTTCTCTTGGCTTTTTGGGTATCCTTTGCTCTAATGCTAAGATGTCTTTAAACCCAATTTGGGTACATAAGGCAGACAAATATGCTGCCGAGGGCAACACTAAGGGTGTTATCGCTATGAATCTATTCGGTTCACAGGTGGTTCCGTTTATTACCTATTTCATTCCCGCTTTCCTTTGCGTATTACTCGGTGCTCCCTTTATGGAAAAAATGCTGGCTATTGTTCCTGCTCAGGTAATCAGCATCCTCAAGCTCATCGGCTCCATGATTCCAGCCCTTGGTCTTGCTATGCTCATGAACATGATGAACAAAAAATCCACCATTCCCTTTTTCCTGATGGGTTTTGTGCTTGCCGCCTATTTAAAGCTGGATATTATTGCACTGGCTATTTTGGGTGCCGCCTTTGGTATCCTGCATCTACTTTACACTTCTGGAAGGAGGGAACAAGAGAATGTCTGATACTGTAATCACTGAGAACAAAACAAATACCGTAACTCTTGATAAAAAGACACTGCGTAAATCCTGGTGGAATTGGACCTGTTGGGGGCAGATTTGCTACAACTTTGAGCGTATGATGGGCCTAGGATTTTGTCACTCCATGATTCCTATTTTTAAAAAGCTTTATCCAAACGATAAACAAAAGCAGGCGGACGGCATGACTCGCCACCTGACCTACTACAACACCGAAAACACCTGGGGTTGCCTTATTCCCGGCATTGTTGCCGCTATGGAAGAAGAAAAGGCCAATGGTGCACCTGTGGATGACGAGACCATCAGTAACATTAAAACTGCTTTGATGGGTCCTTTAGCTGGTGTAGGCGATGCTATCACGCAGGGCATTGTTAAAGTGATTCTTTTGGCCATTGGCATTGAACTTGCCATGCAGGGTAATGCGCTTGGCCCCATTCTGTACGTTTTGTTGTTTTCTGCTTATGCACTTCTTGTTGGCTATGTCTGCTACATGACTGGTTACAAGATGGGTAAGAATGCGGTGGTGAAAATACTAAGCGGCGGCCTAATTAAAGAGATCACCGAAGGCTGCGGTGCGATGGGCATGATGGTTCTGGGCGGCTTGGTCGCCACTAAAATCAGAATAGCTACCCCATTGACGCTGACCCTTGGCGAGAAAGTAACTGAAATTCAGGCACTGCTTAACCAAATAACGCCTGCGTTGCTGCCACTATCTCTATTCTTTATTGTTTACGCGCTGCTTCGTAAGGGTGTTACCCCCATGAAAGCTATGGGCATCATTTTTGTTTCTGGTATCGTGCTTTCTCTCACCGGAATTTTAGTGTGACAAATATTAATTCTCTGCTGCCGTGCAAACACGCTTAGCAGCTTAACCTAACACAATCGGAGGTATCATTCCCATGCTCATGGAACAACACGAAAAAACATTTGGCACAAAAAAGCCTCTCATTGGCTGCCTACATATGGCTGCATTGCCCGGTAGCTACTATGAAGACCCCACAATGACCTTCCGTGACCATATCAACCGCCTAAAAGAAGATGCCAAGGTGCTGATGGCCGAAGGCTTTGATGCCTGCGTTTTTGCCAACGAAGGCGATAGGCCCTATCTTTCTACCGTTGGCCCTGAAACGGTCGCCGCCTATGTCCGCATTGCCACCGAGGTTGCCGAAACCCTTACCATTCCCTATGGTTGCGGCGTGCTCATTGACCCCATTGCCACATTGGCTGTGGCCAAGGCCATTGATGCCAAGTTTGTCAGAACCTATGTCACGGGAACTTACAACGGCCTGTTTGGATGGCAGACCTTTGACCCCGGCCAGATATTCCGTTACCAAAAGCAAATTGGTGCAGAATCGGTAAAAGTTTATACTTACTTTGAGCCTCATGCCGGAACGGCTATGGATACCCGCCCTGTGGAAAACCAGGTGGATGCAGGCTTGATGAATCTGCCCATCGCTGGTGTATTGATGGGTGGCCCTCGTGCAGGGCTGCCGCCCGAGGCTTCGGCGCTGGGCAAGGTTAAAAGCCGCTTCCCTGAAGCGCCGCTGATCCTTGGTAGCGGCGGCCGTGTGGACAACATTAAAGAGCTGCTAGGCGTTGCCGACGGTGTTATTATAGGCACCAGCATCAAGTACGACGGTGTTCTTTGGAACCAGGTTGACCCTGCCAGAGCGGCAGCTTTTGTAAAAGCTGCCCGTGCACTGTAACAGGGAGGGCCTATGTATACAATTGAAGCGGTCGTTCGGGATGAAGTGGGATTGCACGCCCGTCCTGCCAGCAAGTTTGTCAAGGTCGCTGCCCGTTTTCAAAGCGACATAAAAATCCGAAAGGAAACTGATGAATCCGACTTTAATGCTAAAAGTATCACCGCTGTTCTCCGCATGGGGGCAGTTAAAGATACTAAGGTGGTCATCACGGCTTCCGGACCGGATGAAGAAATGGCGTGTAGATCTCTTAAAGAGCAGATTGAACAACCTACCTAACTTACAAACTCATCCCCCAATATAATAAACGACCGAATTTAGATTAGTCTAAAAAGACTTTTCTAAATTCGGTCGTTGTTTGTGGCGCACTGCACTCTTAGTTAGCAAAGGGCGTTTTGTTTTTCTGGTATAACTTATAAACCACTCGCTAGGCGGTGGTTTTCGGCATAGAAAAAGGGCGTAGCCTTATGTGAGACGACGCCCTTTTGTTTGAAAACTTTAAAGAAGTCCGGCTTCCTTCATCAGTCGGATGGCAGAACTGCTGCCAAGACGGTCAGCACCAAGAGAGAGAAAGGTCAGCATATCGCGGTAAGATTTGATACCACCCGCGGCCTTTATTTTGATGCGCCCCTGCGTTTCTTTGGTAAACAATGAGACATCCGCTTCGGTGGCCCCGCCCGATGAAAAGCCGGTGGAGGTTTTGATATAATCTGCGCCGGCTTTTTCGACGATATGGCACATTTGGCGTTTTTCTTCGTCGGTCAGCAGGCAGGTTTCAATGATAACTTTTAAAATGTGATTGCCCACCACTTCTTTAACAGCACGTATTTCAGCTTCGATTGATTCGAGTTTTCCATCCTTTAAATCGCCGATAGAAATAACCATGTCGATTTCATCTGCGCCCTTTGCAACGGCGTCACGCGCCTCCAGCACCTTGGCCTCGGTCGTCATGGCACCCAGAGGAAAGCCGATGACGGTGCAAACCGGGACCTTGCCTTGCAAAATTGACACGGCTAGCGGAATGTACCGAGGGTTAATACAGACCGAGGCGGTATTGTGCTCAAGCGCTTCCTGGCAGAGCGCTTTAATCTGCGCCTCAGTGGCTTCGGGCTTTAGTAGCGTATGGTCTACGTGAGAAAGCACAGTTTTTGCGTCCATCTTAACTCCTCCCAAAAATCACAGTTGTTTCTTTTTCAGTCGAATGTCCGTACCCTCAAACGGAATGATTCGGTAGCATCCTAGTAGGCGTGAGCGGATACGTTCGCTGTATCGTACAGAAAGCTCGCTCTGTTTTAAGTTGGTGTTGATGATGGTCGCCGCACCCTGCAACTGCCGGGTGTTGATAATGTCATATAGCACCGCCGTTGAAAACGAGGTAGAAAATTCGCTGCCCAAATCATCAAGAACCAGCAACTCACAATCTAACACGGGGCTTAAATAGTCCTGGAATTCCTCGCTGGTTTTGCCAAAGCGCGCCGCTTCCAGCTTGGTCAGCAGTGTGTGAAACGGGACATACATCACGTCATAGCCTTTTTCGATGGCGGCGCAAGCGATGGCGATGGAAAGATGTGTTTTGCCCAGACCTGGTGCACCGATCATTAAGAGGCTGGGCGCAGCGCGCGAAAAGCTATCCGCATACTTGGTGCATTCCAGTAGCGTTTTGTTCATAATGACGCGATCTGACACCGGGGAGCCGTCGGTTGGCGTATCGGAGTAGTAGTGCAGTGAAAAGCTCTCAAAAGTATTATCTGTCAGCGAAGAGACGGCACCGAGGCGCTCGTACATCAGACCTTTTTGAAGCTGCCGGGCGCATTCACACAACCGGCCGTTGTCGTTGCCGGTGTCTTTGCAGATAGGGCAACTATATTGAATCTCCAATGCATTTGCCGCAAAGCCTGCGGTAGAAAGGGCATCTTTAAGCTCCTTTTGCTTCGCGAGGTTAAACTCACGTACTTTCTCCAGCTTTTGCTGTACGTTTTCACCCGAAAGCACCGCGCCGGCAATTCTGGCGGAGGTGCTGGCCATTTCACGCTCCAGCTGCAAAATATGCGGGGCTAGCCGGCTGATGCGTACTCGACGCTCGTTTAACGCCAGCTCGGCACGCTCTCGCCGATCATTTAGAATTTTTCGGCTCATTTCGGCAATTTCTTTCGGATAAGACATGCCGTCACCTCTATTCTTTCATGAATTGTTCGAGTATTTTGCGGTCGAAATCACTTTTTTCAGCACTTTGTGGTACAGCAGTGACCTTTTTGGCGGGGTTGGATTCCAATTTGGCTTGTGCTACGGTTTTGATACCTTTTTCGTTCCAACTGTGCAGGATTTTATTTAAATATCCGAATGCTAGCTTACCGGTGCGTTCCACGGTAATCTCATAGGCGTAACGAATCGTTTCGATATCCATACCCAGCGTATCACACCAGGTGGCAATATAATCTTTTTCGCGCTGGGTCAGGCCACGGTCGTTGATGCCAAAGGCAGTTTTCAGCTTGCCTTCGTTCGTGCGTTTGTGCATCAGAATGTCGATGTGGTGGTCCAGCGCGCTGTCGTCGATGCCGTCGGCAATCCACGAGGCGGCTACTTTTTCGGCATAGCCCATACTGCTTTTACCAATGGTCATACAGTAGTGCACCAGCGTCAGTATGTAATGTGCTGACAGGCCGTAAAACGAGTACAACGCCAACAGAACATCCAGATCGGCCGAGGTCAGTGGCTTACCTAGAATAGACTGCAGCTCATGCACCAGCCCTTGCAGCGTCCGGTCGTGCTCAATAAGTGCAACGGACTCTTCGCGCGGAAAATGTGGCCTGCTGCCGCTGGTGGCATTGGTTGTTGGTAGGGCACTTGTGGCGGGCAACGCAGGTTTGGCAGCCGGAGTAGGTCTTGGTTTTTCAGCAGGTTTGGCCTTGGCGGGTGTGGGCGCGCAGATTTCATCATCCTGCTGTAAAATACCGTTTTCCAGCCAGTAGTTGAGCGCGTCAGAAACCTCTGCAGCCGAAATTCCCAGTTTCGCGGAAATGCTCTGCGCATCACAGCAGTCATCTGGGGCATGTAGGAGCAGCAAAAGGCATTTGAGTGAAACGCCGCTGCAAAGCTTGATGTGGCGTTCTATCACTTGGGCCGGGACGGGGAACATCCGCCGCCAAAGAATGGGGTTTAATGCATAGGCCACAGCGGCACCTCCTTAAATTTGATAAATTTTGAATACTAAACCAATTTAGTGACGATAACGATTATAACATAGAAACCGGTAAAGCGCCATGATTATTCTGCCTATTTTAATGGGTCACGCTTGCCAATGTATCCCTAAAAGGGTATAATAATCGCATGGCGGTTGTGATATCGCTTTAATGTCCAATGGCTCGCCGCTTAGCGCGGCATGCCACCTTTTGATGGACAATTATATCACTGCGCGTTTGGCGCTTGTGGTATAAAAAGGATTATATATTAGGGGTTGAGCTTTGGGTGTTACGCTGGGATTTACACGTTCATACCGCCTGGTCAGACGGTTCGATGGCGGTATCGGAAGTGGTGGCTTTTGCGGCTCGCAGAGGGCTTCGCGGAATTGCAATTACCGATCATGATGCAATGGACATGATTGCCCCGGCGCAGCAAGCGGCAAAAACTGCTGGCATAGACATTGTTCCCGGTGTCGAGCTTTCTTGTATCAACCATGATACTGGACGCAAGGTGCATCTTCTGGTTTACTGCCCTCAGGTGCTTTCACCGTTGGAGCCGTTATTTGAAATGATGGCCGAGCGGCGGCAAAGGGTGGGCGAAGAGATGATTGACCTGTTGGTCAGACACTATCCTGTCACCCGTGAACAAGTGCTGATTCATGCCAAAAACAGTAAAACCATTAACCGTGTGCATCTGCTGCGCGCACTGCTTGAAATGGGCTATTCCGACCGGGTGTACGGTTCACTGTATCAGGCGCTTTTTGGCAAAGAAGGCGTTTGTAGGCGGCAGGTGGATTATATTGACGTCTATGAAGGGGCGAGGGCCGCTCAGGCCAGCGGTGGCGCGGTGGTTTTGGCGCATCCCGATGTGTATGACTCTTTTGACATCGGCGAACGGCTGGCAAAAGCGGGACTCATAGACGGGTTGGAATATAGCTACCCCCGACGCAACCCCGAGCATATCGGAAAACACGACCGTCTGGTGCAGGCTTATGGGCTTATCACCACTGGCGGCACCGACTTCCACGGCTTTTATACCACAACACCGAACCCCATAGGAACCTGTACAACTTCGGAATATGAGCTGGCACAGCTTCATAAACTAATAGAATTAAAGAGGAAATAAAAGACGATGAATTACGAGTTTGCGCCCAAAGGTGTCTGTTCCAAAAAAATACTTTTTGAGTTATCTGACGACGGCATTATTGAAAAAATAAAATTTATAGGTGGATGTCAGGGGAATCTTGCTGGAATTAGTAAGCTTGTTGTTGGCATGAAGGCCTTAGAGGTGATAGAACGCCTAAA from Oscillospiraceae bacterium MB24-C1 includes the following:
- a CDS encoding ATP-binding protein codes for the protein MSYPKEIAEMSRKILNDRRERAELALNERRVRISRLAPHILQLEREMASTSARIAGAVLSGENVQQKLEKVREFNLAKQKELKDALSTAGFAANALEIQYSCPICKDTGNDNGRLCECARQLQKGLMYERLGAVSSLTDNTFESFSLHYYSDTPTDGSPVSDRVIMNKTLLECTKYADSFSRAAPSLLMIGAPGLGKTHLSIAIACAAIEKGYDVMYVPFHTLLTKLEAARFGKTSEEFQDYLSPVLDCELLVLDDLGSEFSTSFSTAVLYDIINTRQLQGAATIINTNLKQSELSVRYSERIRSRLLGCYRIIPFEGTDIRLKKKQL
- a CDS encoding PTS system mannose/fructose/sorbose family transporter subunit IID is translated as MSDTVITENKTNTVTLDKKTLRKSWWNWTCWGQICYNFERMMGLGFCHSMIPIFKKLYPNDKQKQADGMTRHLTYYNTENTWGCLIPGIVAAMEEEKANGAPVDDETISNIKTALMGPLAGVGDAITQGIVKVILLAIGIELAMQGNALGPILYVLLFSAYALLVGYVCYMTGYKMGKNAVVKILSGGLIKEITEGCGAMGMMVLGGLVATKIRIATPLTLTLGEKVTEIQALLNQITPALLPLSLFFIVYALLRKGVTPMKAMGIIFVSGIVLSLTGILV
- a CDS encoding BtpA/SgcQ family protein; amino-acid sequence: MLMEQHEKTFGTKKPLIGCLHMAALPGSYYEDPTMTFRDHINRLKEDAKVLMAEGFDACVFANEGDRPYLSTVGPETVAAYVRIATEVAETLTIPYGCGVLIDPIATLAVAKAIDAKFVRTYVTGTYNGLFGWQTFDPGQIFRYQKQIGAESVKVYTYFEPHAGTAMDTRPVENQVDAGLMNLPIAGVLMGGPRAGLPPEASALGKVKSRFPEAPLILGSGGRVDNIKELLGVADGVIIGTSIKYDGVLWNQVDPARAAAFVKAARAL
- a CDS encoding DnaD domain protein, which codes for MAYALNPILWRRMFPVPAQVIERHIKLCSGVSLKCLLLLLHAPDDCCDAQSISAKLGISAAEVSDALNYWLENGILQQDDEICAPTPAKAKPAEKPRPTPAAKPALPATSALPTTNATSGSRPHFPREESVALIEHDRTLQGLVHELQSILGKPLTSADLDVLLALYSFYGLSAHYILTLVHYCMTIGKSSMGYAEKVAASWIADGIDDSALDHHIDILMHKRTNEGKLKTAFGINDRGLTQREKDYIATWCDTLGMDIETIRYAYEITVERTGKLAFGYLNKILHSWNEKGIKTVAQAKLESNPAKKVTAVPQSAEKSDFDRKILEQFMKE
- the deoC gene encoding deoxyribose-phosphate aldolase, with translation MDAKTVLSHVDHTLLKPEATEAQIKALCQEALEHNTASVCINPRYIPLAVSILQGKVPVCTVIGFPLGAMTTEAKVLEARDAVAKGADEIDMVISIGDLKDGKLESIEAEIRAVKEVVGNHILKVIIETCLLTDEEKRQMCHIVEKAGADYIKTSTGFSSGGATEADVSLFTKETQGRIKIKAAGGIKSYRDMLTFLSLGADRLGSSSAIRLMKEAGLL
- a CDS encoding PHP domain-containing protein, with amino-acid sequence MLRWDLHVHTAWSDGSMAVSEVVAFAARRGLRGIAITDHDAMDMIAPAQQAAKTAGIDIVPGVELSCINHDTGRKVHLLVYCPQVLSPLEPLFEMMAERRQRVGEEMIDLLVRHYPVTREQVLIHAKNSKTINRVHLLRALLEMGYSDRVYGSLYQALFGKEGVCRRQVDYIDVYEGARAAQASGGAVVLAHPDVYDSFDIGERLAKAGLIDGLEYSYPRRNPEHIGKHDRLVQAYGLITTGGTDFHGFYTTTPNPIGTCTTSEYELAQLHKLIELKRK
- a CDS encoding PTS sugar transporter subunit IIB — encoded protein: MKVVMSRVDERLVHGQVIASWTKILSIKNILVIDDALAKDSFMSTVLSMAAPSGVKVELISVEKAAEKIQNEGTDNGVNTMLLFKIPDCALALVEKGIVLKELNVGNMGAGPSRKSITRNVYASPAEVTIFRKLLDLGVDVYLQMVQQESRVSIAGKL
- a CDS encoding HPr family phosphocarrier protein, giving the protein MYTIEAVVRDEVGLHARPASKFVKVAARFQSDIKIRKETDESDFNAKSITAVLRMGAVKDTKVVITASGPDEEMACRSLKEQIEQPT
- a CDS encoding PTS sugar transporter subunit IIC, which gives rise to MQFVHALIIALLTWLVATAFPMWLRWSMYFGAPLVSGLINGLLLGDLTYGLQCGGTIMMAYIGLVAIGGSLPSDLSLAGYLGVYMTMASNADPSVGLPIAVSLGFLGILCSNAKMSLNPIWVHKADKYAAEGNTKGVIAMNLFGSQVVPFITYFIPAFLCVLLGAPFMEKMLAIVPAQVISILKLIGSMIPALGLAMLMNMMNKKSTIPFFLMGFVLAAYLKLDIIALAILGAAFGILHLLYTSGRREQENV
- a CDS encoding TIGR03905 family TSCPD domain-containing protein, coding for MNYEFAPKGVCSKKILFELSDDGIIEKIKFIGGCQGNLAGISKLVVGMKALEVIERLKGTTCGFKKTSCPDQLSCALQEALDKK